The proteins below come from a single Molothrus ater isolate BHLD 08-10-18 breed brown headed cowbird chromosome 3, BPBGC_Mater_1.1, whole genome shotgun sequence genomic window:
- the VASH2 gene encoding tubulinyl-Tyr carboxypeptidase 2 produces MTGVAGRGGGCRGSGRRAAAGKEGGRSRSAQPRAAGGGGGSGSGGGSEEEEQEQQRDGGSLFLVNKSGFPMDGQTWERMWGHVERVHPDGGAVAAAIRSAARLARPSVPPVPNYKLSMSIPEWLQAIQTYMKMLQYNHTGTQFFEIRKSRPLSGLMETAREMTRESLPIKCLEAVILGIYLTNGQPSVERFPISFKTHFSGNYFHHVVLGIYCNGRYGSLGMSRRSDLMDKPLTYRTLSDLIFEFEDSYKKYLHSVKKVKIGLYVPHEPHSFQPIEWKQLVLNVSKMMRTDVRKELEKFARDMRMKILKPSSAHSPMKERPRGKSLSPRRRQGSPQRRACRRDKSPAVLDKKGDLAALNEVGYQLRI; encoded by the exons ATGACGGGCGTGgcgggccgcggcggcggctgcCGCGGGAGCGGCCGGCGTGCGGCGGCCGGCAAGGAGGGCGGCCGGTCGCGGAGCGCCCAgccgcgggcggcgggcggcggcggcggcagcgggagcggcgggggctcggaggaggaggagcaggagcagcagcgggACGGCGGCTCGCTCTTCCTGGTGAACAAGAGCGGCTTCCCCATGGACGGGCAGACCTGGGAGCGCATGTGGGGCCACGTGGAGCGGGTGCACCCCGACGGCGGGGCCGTGGCGGCGGCCATCCGGAGCGCCGCCCGCCTGGCTCGG CCCTCTGTGCCGCCAGTGCCAAACTACAAGCTCTCCATGTCAATCCCAGAATGGCTCCAGGCAATACAGACCTACATGAAGATGCTGCA ATACAATCACACGGGAACACAGTTCTTCGAGATCAGAAAAAGCAGACCTCTGAGTGG GTTAATGGAGACAGCAAGAGAAATGACCAGGGAGTCCTTACCTATCAAATGCCTTGAAGCAGTTATCCTGGGGAT CTACTTAACAAACGGGCAGCCCTCTGTGGAACGATTCCCCATCAGCTTTAAAACCCACTTCTCAGGGAACTATTTCCATCACGTGGTGCTTGGGATTTACTGCAACGGCCGCTACGGCTCGCTGGGCATGAGCAGGCGATCGGATCTGATGGACAAACCTCTCACGTACCGGACTCTGAGCGACCTCATCTTCGAATTCGAAGACTCCTATAAAAAGTACTTGCATTCagtgaaaaaagtgaaaatcgGGTTGTACGTGCCGCACGAGCCGCACAGCTTCCAGCCCATCGAGTGGAAACAGCTGGTCCTCAACGTCTCCAAGATGATGCGCACAGACgtcaggaaggagctggagaagttTGCCAGGGATATGAGGATGAAG ATTCTGAAGCCCTCAAGTGCCCATTCTCCGATGAAGGAGAGGCCCCGGGGTAAGTCGCTGTCGCCGCGCCGGAGGCAGGGCAGCCCTCAGAGACGGGCCTGCAGGAGGGACAAATC GCCGGCGGTGCTGGACAAGAAAGGAGACCTGGCTGCACTCAACGAGGTGGGCTACCAGCTCCGCATCTGA